The Halostagnicola kamekurae sequence TCGGCATGGGACAGGTCTCGCGCGTCGACGCGGTACGACTCGCGGCGATGAAAGCCGACGAACACGCGGAGGGTAAGGACACCGAAGGAGCCGTGATGGCTTCGGACGCGTTCTTCCCGTTCCCGGACGGCATCGAAGAAGCCGCGTCAGCCGGCATCGAAGCCGTCGTCCAGCCCGGCGGGTCGGTCAACGACGAGGACGTGATCGCGGCCGCGGACGAACACGACATCGCAATGGCGTTTACGGGGAAGCGGAGTTTTCGGCATGACTGAGCGGTAGCGAAGGAATGCCGAAAGCTCGGAAGACGAGCGGAGCGAGTCTTCTGTTGTTTTCGGTATGACTGAGCAATAGGAGCTGAGTTATCGAGGTTGTGCGTCGCGACCGAGTTGTCGGGACTGCGCGTAGCGACGAAGTTATAGGGCTGTTATCGCGACAGAGTCGTGGGTGCTGAGTTGCCGCGACGAAGTCAGGCGATCCCGTTCGGCCGTCTCTCGTAGCTCAAACGCTCGTTTCAGCTTGGGAAGGTGCTATGTGTCACTGCCCTAATCGGTGCATATGGATCGACGACGACTCCTCGCAGCGACGGCCGCTGGATTGACCGCGACTACCGCAGGCTGCCTCGGCAGCGCCATGACTGGCGACGAGGGCCAATCCGGCGACGACGCCGACTCGAGCGGGCGCGAAATCGAAGTCAGGGCGGCCGGCGAAGTCGAAACGGAACCGGACGAAGCCGTAGTGAGCGTCGGCATCGAAGCGACGGGCGACAGCGCGGCGGCGGTCAGAGACGAACTGGCGACGCGAGCCGAAACGCTTCGAGAGACCTTCGACGACCTCGAGATTCCGGACGATCGCGTCGAGTCCGGGCGGTACGAGGTTCGAACCCGCTACGAAGAGTCGGGGTACGTCGGAACCCACCAGTTCCAGGTCGAAATCGACGACGTCGACCGCGTCGGTGAGATTATCGACGCGTCGGTCGAGGCCGGTGCCGACGACGTCGGGAGGGTGAGCTTCGAGTTGAGCGACGAGCGACGGGCAGAGATGCGCGACGAGGCGATCGACCACGCGCTCGAGAACGCCGACGACGAAGCCGCCCACATCGCCGACAATCGGGGCGTGGAACTCACCGGAACGAAGTCGGTCTCGACGAGCAACGTCGACGTGCAACCGGTCCAGTACGAAACGAGTGCGGACGCCAGCGGATCGAGCGGGTCTGGTGCACCGAGTACCGACATCGACTCCGGGCCGGTCAGCGTTCGCGCGAGCGCGACGGTCGTCTACTCCTTCGAGTAGGCGCGCTACTCGTTTCCGTAGGATCGAGGCTACTCGACGAATTACTTCAGGAAAACGAACGAAAACGACTCAGTTGCGACGCGACGATCCGATCAGTCGTCGGCCGGGACCGCTCGAGCGGACTGTTCGCCCATCGCGAGCACGTCGTCGAAGAAGCCGAGGGAGTCCTGCGGGCCGGGGTTGGCTTCGGGGTGGTACTGACGGGTGAGGATGTCGTACTCGACCCCGTCGAGGCCTTCCGGCGTGTCGTCGTTGACGTTGATCTGGGAAACCTCGAGGTGTTCGCCCGGTTCCGCGACGGTGTAGCCGTGGTTCTGGGTCGTCATGAGCACCTGCTTGGACTCGAGGTCGAGCACGGGCTGGTTGACGCCGCGGTGGCCGAAGTCCATCTTCTCGGTCGAGCCGCCGAGCGCGCGGGCGACGACCTGCTGGCCGAGACAGATGCCCGCGACGGGCGTGTCTTCGACGAACGCCTCGACGAGCGCGATCGCCTGCTCGAAGTTCGCGGGATCACCCGGCCCGTTCGAGATGAACAGGACGTCGGGGTCGATCGCCTCGACCTCGGCGACCGTCGCGTCGTGGGGCAGGACGTGGACCGTCGCGTCTCGCTCGAGCAGCGAGGAGACGATCGAGCCCTTCGCGCCGCAGTCGACGAGCGCGACCGTCTCGCCGTCGTTGTCCTCGCCGTGAACGGTGGCGTCGTCGACGCTTACCTGCTCGCCGATCTCCGTGTGTTCGCTCATGCCCTTGCAGGCCTCGAGTTCCTCGAGTGCGTCCTCGGGAGTGACGTCCTCGCCGACGGCGATACCGCACTTCATCGCGCCGCCGTCTCGGATGTCGGTGACGACCTCGCGCGTGTCGATGTGGTCGAGTGCGGGGACACCCTCGCTCTCGAGCCACTCGGCGACGTCCTCGGTGAGTTCCCGCGCGAGGACCGCACGCGGGTGGACGCGATCGGACTCGAAGCGTTCCTCTCGGACGCCGTAGTTACCGATCAGTGGGTACGAAAAGGTCAGCACCTGTTCCTCGTAGGAGGGATCGGTGAGACTCTCTTCGTATCCCGAGTACGCTGTCGTGAAAACCAATTCCCCACGAGCGGTTCCCGAAGCACGACCACGGCCCTCGATCACGTGGCCACCTTCCAGTGCTACGTAGGCTGCTGTCATTACGAACTACGTATTTGTGCCACCATCATAAGTGTTGTCTTCGAAGCTGAGTTACGAAATTCGTAATCGGTAAGTGTGAGTCGACCGAAGCTCTCGTCCATGGACGAGTTGGACCGGCGAATCCTGAACGTCCTCCGGTGGGAC is a genomic window containing:
- a CDS encoding SIMPL domain-containing protein yields the protein MDRRRLLAATAAGLTATTAGCLGSAMTGDEGQSGDDADSSGREIEVRAAGEVETEPDEAVVSVGIEATGDSAAAVRDELATRAETLRETFDDLEIPDDRVESGRYEVRTRYEESGYVGTHQFQVEIDDVDRVGEIIDASVEAGADDVGRVSFELSDERRAEMRDEAIDHALENADDEAAHIADNRGVELTGTKSVSTSNVDVQPVQYETSADASGSSGSGAPSTDIDSGPVSVRASATVVYSFE
- the carA gene encoding glutamine-hydrolyzing carbamoyl-phosphate synthase small subunit, which encodes MTAAYVALEGGHVIEGRGRASGTARGELVFTTAYSGYEESLTDPSYEEQVLTFSYPLIGNYGVREERFESDRVHPRAVLARELTEDVAEWLESEGVPALDHIDTREVVTDIRDGGAMKCGIAVGEDVTPEDALEELEACKGMSEHTEIGEQVSVDDATVHGEDNDGETVALVDCGAKGSIVSSLLERDATVHVLPHDATVAEVEAIDPDVLFISNGPGDPANFEQAIALVEAFVEDTPVAGICLGQQVVARALGGSTEKMDFGHRGVNQPVLDLESKQVLMTTQNHGYTVAEPGEHLEVSQINVNDDTPEGLDGVEYDILTRQYHPEANPGPQDSLGFFDDVLAMGEQSARAVPADD